In Leguminivora glycinivorella isolate SPB_JAAS2020 chromosome 17, LegGlyc_1.1, whole genome shotgun sequence, the DNA window atctaaacaacATATCGAGAACGCGCACATTAGTTATGGCGactaagggtctccccaaacctattgATGCGGATCAGCTCTAGTCGACCAAAAATCGCacgttagtatgaagacgctcACGCATCATCGTCGCTGAACGCATGCGCACGCATGTTcaatactaacgagcgatttttgttTGGCGAAATCTGATGAAGTGATCTGAAGTACCCTAAAATGGTGATGTACTTTTTAGTGTGAATTTAATTCGAAAACATGACGTGATGCAAACGTGATAAGCCTCATTTGGTATGGAATTTTGAACCGCCAATCGGGACGTTATGGAAATACATTCTAGAACGACATGTAGAGTTTTCGAATTTAATTTACATTAGGCCAGtaggcgtattatgcttccaattttatcacttatccacgtcgataagacatctgtcactctcacactgacatacttgccaaagcgtgacggatactttatccacatagataagtgataaaattggaagcataattcACCGGCAGTGGGCTCTGATCGGCCTTACATTTAATACGTCAACATTTTCTCAAGTGATCAGCTTTCGAATTAGTTGTATCGAAATTTGTAATAAATTCATCCAATCCCAATTTATTTCGGTTAGCTTTAACGAAATTTGTAATAAATTCATCCAATCCCAATTTATTTCGGTTAGTTTGGGCTCTAAAACAAACATTCCACAACACAGACTTTAAGTACTTGTACAATTTGCGTTAAGCCACAGGGCTTATGACTGTCAAAACACATCATGATAATGCTACCGTAATTTAGGCGCATGAAGTTACAACAAAcatagccttcagagataacagtATTTACGCTTCAAAAATGTTGTTTGCAAACAAGTCAGTATAAATCAAAGTCAAATTATTCATtgtagataaaaataaataaacaaataagtgCTAAAACCGTTGGGATATTTTAAACTTGTTTAAGATCAGGTTTTGTAGACAATATATGTTATCTTTGATATCTACTCTTATCTATAAAATGTCACTTGTTATGGCTTGGTATcatttataaaacatttcaaaataatacaaaattaaataggTGTACCTGACAAATTAAATAGGTGTACCTGACAAATTAAATAGGTGTACCTGACAAATTAACTTAAATAATTATACCATTTGAAAAATGTGGTCTTTGGAAAACGTCTTAGGAGGTAAAATACAAGTTTACAACTTTATATGTATCGTATAAATGTCACTTTAACTTCTTAACACTTATAATAACATGCTCAATTCAAATTTTGGTTACAATCTCAGTTACCTTAGGAAGTTGCCTAGCCGTATGTAAAGGTGCACCCACATTTCACGTTTGTTGAACAACACCAAGTTACCTAATCAGGTGTTGCTCAACAAAAGTTGACTGCGGTGTGTATGCACCTTAAGTTTTAAAGTTAAATACTTAATCTATATTTGGAATGGTTTGAGTTCAATTTAGTTTATATATAAATGCAAGATCAGGATTTCTTTTAATGTCCACTATTCTCACTCAACGTGCAATACAAAAAAACAGCTTAGGTACAATTAAATGGTCAAAAGTACACAAAGTTCAaaagtaagtacctaggtaagcctgattttatgatatttttaacaTCAATTCAACAAATTTAGGCCAAATTTCAATGAACTCTACAAaaactacttttattttttttaaacagcaCCGTCTTCGATTCAATTAACCATCGCCTCGAATTACAATGTCTTTGACATCCCgcctaaatacaataatatcaCACATTGATATTGTACAATTTGTACGTAACTGTTATCATTAGTGCTACAATtggtataattttatttgtatcatcaatattatacatttttaaagtcactTACAAGTCGACCGCGATAAGTgcgataatagtattttatgcaactggtggttaaaagaggtcaaaaaaggtgagtggcgtgggtaacaatttgaggcgaagccgaaaattgttaataaagacgccacgagcattttttgactcagttaaacaccgttgcatacaatactttttctacgaccaagcacttattttgaaagaaaattataaattcaacaaatacctactttcagtcatcttagttatctagtggaccgcctacccttttgaatatgcagtttgagtgcaaacatgaaaataaaactgtctatggtatggttctttgaagcctggccactaagacgaatcgagccgagttgaatcgagttctcatacatttgaatgcgattcgacgcgtcgccaatgaacgcagcagaaaacgaaggagtctcgactctgcgaattggtttgttaagttggtagcaatgtatttactgaactgtaacagctatatcgtgctactgctactaaatgttttcagggtatagactagatagacttgtcctgacatcttttatgtagggttttaaagttctatgcacgaccttgtaactcacgaataacagtacgggagtagaaaaaataattttacagttTTCCCTACGTTTCGGCCAGCAGCCCGACTAAGATTGGCGGCTATATATCATTTGTCACCAATGTGTGACAAGTGACTAAAACGCGACCTTGATACGGCCACTGGGTTAAGACGGTCGGATATAGACATATCTTTTGTCACCATGCGAAAGTGATGCatgatatgacaagtgacaaatACACGACCATGATACAGCcacaggttgcactggccgggCCGTGGTCACGaccaaatgttattattttatctcGTTCGAACCGTGAGTGACTTAAAAATGTGTATAAAACGCGgtgttatacatattataaacattTGCCAGAAGTTTCCATTTTTAAAAGAAACGGTAATACTTAATATCATTAGGTACTTCTCAGCAACACACTTGTGGTAGTTTCGATTAAATTGTAGGTCTCAAAAGcttaaaataaaactgaaatgtACCGTTCTTTTGTAAAATGTAATGCAATGTAAACTCCTTATTACAAAACTCCAATAAGCGATAAACTCTACATTGTAGAAGTTTCCTTAGCCAAACTTTGTTACTGCAAATACGTTATATTCGAGACTTATAACTTGTTGTACTGAGTTTACCGTACACTGTAcaatttcattttataaataaatatagactGCTTAGCCTTTCAATTCCTCCTccaatattacaatattttattgctTTTTAACATTATTGTATCCTTGCTCTTTTATTGCTAAGCGTCTATAACATTACGTTGAATAGTTAAAAGCTAACTTTTAACACAATCAAAATACATATACGTTAAACACGAAATAATTGCGACTTATTCGCACCTTGCCTATACGTAATAATGTCatgtaataaattaaacattacAAAAAGATTGCACATTTACTTACAGTTTAGATACTTTATACTTATGTATACTTTGAATATCAATCATTATGTCATCAATAACTTACTTACCTACCAATAAAAGTCTCATTTCTATCTCATCTTCATCCCATCTCCACTAGCACAATCACGGACGGCTCGCGAATAAAacgatttttgtaaaaaaatccacTTCACACTCACTTGTAACTTAACTCGCTACTTAGACTCACAGGAGTATTTAGAGTGAAGTTCTTTGGGAAATACTATAGTTCATTTGTTTCAGGGAGATGCAGTGTGATCCCCCGTCAACGACTAGTCACGGCGGCTGCTTCTCGGCGACGCCGTCCCCGGGTGACCGTCACGCCCTCCGGCGACACATCAGCAAGTTCTTGTAGGCCTGCCGGTACTCACTCGACATGACCACATAAATAATAGGGTTGATGCACGTCGTCAGATAGATAAGAATGTACCCGGCGATGTTCGCCAGCGGATACGAAGTGAACTCGCGAAATATCTTTGTCAGAGTTATCGGGAGATAGCAGACCCAGAAGGAGAGCATTATTGCCATAATCATTTTTAATAGTTTCCTGTCTTTTGGAGTAAGACGCGGTGCGCGTACGGGGCCTGGCGCTCGTTTTAAAGCTGCGGCTGCCTGGCGCAGTCTTTTAGTCGTTTCGCTGCCGCTCGGCGTCCGCTTGCCGTCTAGTGCACATTCTTCGTCGTGCCCGTCTAAGGTGTCTACGCCTGAGGATGAGGATCGCTCAGGGCCGGGGGTCGGTGGGCAGTGTAAGACTGGTGGAGCTAGGAGAGTTCTCCGCGGGGGAGCCGCGTGGTTAGTTCCATTCTCAGGGCCCGGCGACCGTTCTACCGCAGTGGAGGCCGAGCCCATGGCCGAGTCTTCCCGCCCAGGCCGAGTCCTGCTCCTCACGGGTGCCCTCGATTTCTTTGCTGCTTCCCGAACGATACAGAATATCCTCgcgtaacaaataactatagcgAGGCAGGGAAGCATGAACGCGCCCACGAAGAGGAACTCTTTTGGAGATCTTTTGTTGTCATCGGGAAGTATGGAACAGGAGCCGATTCTGAGATCGAGGCCGAAGCGACCCCATTTTTCGAACCACGTGGCTATGAGCGCTCCGAACGCGAACGCCCAAGTACTGGCCACCATCACTGCCAAATACTGTCTTCTGTACAACCTGGAGACAAAAAATATGGTTGTGTTATAATAAAACTGGATATTGTGTACATCTCccaatatttagaataaaacatttatttattcaaatacaaACATTCGCCTAGATTTCCAGGAGAGCCTCCGAGTGCTGCAAGCATCTGTTTACATACTTTACGACGCGCCgtttgcaaaaatatttttcgtaTTTGTATAGGAAATATTCCGACTCAAAAACAAAGCATTGCATAAACTTTTTAAAGTGCTCTTATAAGTACATAAACTCAAGCTTGTATTTTCAAAAAGGGTAGCCAGAGCTGCCAGAGCACATGAAGCTAaattttcagtgccactcttagaaATAAGTAAGGGGAAGGGGTTAAAGGAAAACAAAATTGCAGAGAGAGTGCCCACACCATACCCGTATTtatcagtcgatttctacgacaccAACGACGGCAGCAACAAATGGATGTGACATACTTATCCCGTCACCATAcggatatgtatttaaatatacggATCTAATAACGTTAAAATATCGTGATGAGTGCTCGCGGTAGCAAGTCTTGGATGCCTGATGATGGGTCTCCAATATGACTCGAAACATGGCACCAATCGCGATATAGTAACGTGAGTACATCAGTAtattcaaagaggatcgagtattataatagttactgtcaaagtaaaatgtataatcacagtgcatagactgccatctctcgacacgggcttaaaacttttgaacctcagttttgacattttggcccatattgttagcttgatatgtgttaaaatgtcaaatattaatattagcgccatctagccgaacgttccccaaaggtgtaacgccgtctaggccaccgtacctttttctctatggctttgaggtattACATTttcttcttagactttatccgtctcaatccgtctatacggagttacatatgtctttggtgtaTTTAAATAgatgaatatgtctcacgaaagtttaatgtCTATACAGACGAGCTCATAATCAAACAATAGGTATGTAGGTGGTATTGGAGTAATTTCGAagtacagaaatgctcgggtaatttcgaaaggggactCTTGAtaatgatggaaataatggtgatttttatgtgacttttgaAATCACCCCAATGCACCGTATGTATATTAGGTACGCAGCAGAAAGATTACTTAGGATAGAGCCTGGGATGCGATATCATGACATATCTGTTGATAGTGATAGCCAGCACAGTGAAGAGAGACACCGCGACCAGCGCGTATCTCGCCAACGGGAACATGCGGCACAGCGTCCGCCCGTGCGCCCAGGAACGCTGCCAAAACGTCGAGGCGGCGAGGGGCAAGTTGAAGCAGCAGAAAAGCAGGTCGGAGCAGGAGAGGTTCATTATGAACACTGCTGTTGCGTTCCGGACCTGGAAGAAGaaataaagttaattattttgatAATTAGTGTTCATGGGCCGTTTATGGGACCTAATTTATGTGTCTATGGGCCGGTTACATCAAACcacctgtcaccgttaaagcgttcgttaaattttattgtatgggaagttccatagatgcctgctgtgtgacgatgatgtgtctgtcaaatgtggttgaaaACAGAGTATGTTAATAACCGTTAGGTACAACATAGTCATTTACGTAATAGATAATAGTAGGTATGTTTACTATTTCGTAGAAATGGTGAGTCGACATGGCATCATGTTTCTAATTTGACACCTAATACCTATACAAAATTACAGAATTTATTACTTTATCAATTACaaagtattattgtttttaatcaTCGATATTATATTTAACTACAAGTATAGATGGCGGCTTATAGCTTATAGCATAGTAGCTGAATTCAAGTGATAAAAAGATAATAAGCCATGATGTTCTATTAATCAAATTGGATTACTATGGATTTAAACACCAAGAACTTAATTTGATAAAAAGCTACCTAAATAACAGAAGTCAAAAAGTAAATATCAATGGCACATCTTCAAAAGAAATAGTCGTAAATGTTGGTGTATGCACCACAAGGATCTATCTTGggcccaattttatttttaatatatgttAATGATTTACCGGAATGCATGCCCAATTACGCTATGGTTACCCTATTTGCAGATGACACACATGTGGGCTTAAAAGAGACTAACCTAGACAAACTggagcagaatatcaaaaatatcatGAAAACGCTTGGAGAATGGTTCAATGCTAACGGAATCATTTTAAACTCTAACAAAACTACATTATTGACAtaccataataaaaatataattgataGTATAAATATTAGTGAGATAGGATTAGTAAACTTAACTAACACAATATTTTTAGGATATCATATTGACAATAAGTTAAGTCACTCATTTCACATTGAcaaaatttgtaacaaaatagCTTCAGGAAATTATGCACTATTAAAACTAAGACccttaatcaatcgtaaaacACTTATATCGGCTTACTATGCTCTAGTTCACGCTCATCTGAATTATGCTGTAACTACTTGGGGCAACGCAGTTGGAATAAAAAAGAATTCTTATATCTCAAAAACAATCAGTGAGAATTGTATACAATCTACGCAAAGGCACTTCCGTTAGAGAATCCTTTATAAAAAGTCGAATCATGACAGTAATTTCATTGTACATATTTAACTGCCTATTAGAAATCCACAAAAGTAAGAATGATTTTAAAACGCGAAAGGACATTCATACATATAACACACGAAATAAGTATAAGCTATGCGTTCCTGCAACAAAGTTAGTCAAAACATTTAAACAAGGTATCTCCTTAAAAGTTACTCTTTATAATTTACTGCCTGTAAACGTaataaatttaacatgtacggaatttaaaaataaactgaaacgtTTCTTTCAATGTAATCCGTTCTATTCAATCAATGAATTTActgagaaaatgaaaaataatgtacaTCTTATATGAATTATatctttagacttatattgaccgggatatagaccgtgattacctttttgatttttgtcgagctcccgatatttcgacgcagttgcatgcatcatgatcacggaaaactgacgaaggcgggtggatgttaaagttgtatagacagcgcgcgatctataagtctaatgaaaataaccgtgaatcattcaaaacttttaatTATATCTTTGTTTTATATAAGCTATTTTAAGACATTGCATGATTAGTTTTAGCAATGACCTGTAATTGACTTGCTAGATGTAACGTGTTTTGTTACTTGGCCAAATAAAGAAACTTGAAActtgataaaaataatatttgctatTAGTTTGGtattcaccaccccctttcttcccgtgggtgtcgtagaaggcgactatgggatatgggttaaattgtggcgtaggcgagaggctggcaacctgtcactgcaatgtcacagtttcgttttctttcaaccccttatttgccaagagtagcactgaagctttagcagtttcatgtgttctgcctacccctttatgggatacaggcgtaattgtatgtatgtatgtatgtatgtagtttgGTATTATGAATGAAGCCGCTATTATTGTCTgaccaaaaattaaaaagtggcaacattgtagtgtgatccctttcaaatcaatatgtgtgagaaaacgggacgacagtACGATGTTgccgctttttagggttccgtagtcaactaggaacccttatagtttcgccatgtctgtctgtccgtccgtccgtccgtccgtccgtccgtccgtccgtccgtccgtccgtccgtccgtccgtccgtccgtccgtccgtccgtccgtccgcggataatctcagtaaccgttagcactagaaagctgaaatttggtaccaatatgtatatcaatcacgccaacaaagtgcaaaaataaaaagtggaaaaaaatgtttcgttagggcaccccccctacatgtaaagtgggggctgatattttttttcattccaaccccaacgtgtgatatatcgttggataggtattaaaaaatgaataagggtttactaatatcgttttttgataatattaatagtttcggaaataatcgctcctaaaggaaaaaaaagtgcgtccccccccctctaacttttgaacttttttttttttggtcggGCAACACCGACCAGGTCAAACGTCAAGTTAAAGCTGCATATTTCAATAAtgtgttttaattattaaaaatgtaaaatattaggAATTACAGTGATAAATGGATGTACCACATCCTAATTAAAGTGTGAAAGTGTTATCATAAGTTTTCATGCAGCCTGTGAAGCCAAATATTGACGACAAAAGTACGACAACTGTCAACGGAGTAACGTTCAAGATTTAAAATTACACCGTATTTAGTGGTGTTTTTTTTGGAAGATATTTACAGACTACTAAGATGACAACACGTCGGGATGTGATAATGGCTAGAATGAAGCAACTACAGGAAGAACTTAAATTAGCTAATGAGTTCAACAAAAAGCTCCTTCAGGAACAGGAGGAGAGTGAGCAGGAGATTGAGCGTGTTGTAAGAACAAACACAAGCCTCAAAAATCAGCTAGCCAATCAAGATGTCGAGTATGAAGACCTGCAAGGACAACGAGATGAACTCCAGGCAGTCGTAGAAAGGTTCCAGCATTGCCAAGAGATACATGAGCAGGCATTACAACGCATCCGGGACCTCGAGCAGCAACTGCAGGAGTCGGATTCAAAACGGTATTGCAAGTATTGCTCCGGGAACTCCGCTCCGGCTGAAaacaatttaagtatatttgctGAATTTAATAGCTTCGATTTAGATGTGGTTCATGACAGTGCACCGTGCTCCCCAATGAAGGACCATGTAGATTTAAAGGAGTCTGTGCACTTAGAGGGCGGCAGTGATCCCAGAGTGACATTGAAggggtcaaataaaattaaaaaatacttaaagttAAGCAAATTTATAAAGAAATCAAAGCTTTTAGTTAAACGACAAAATTCTATGTTTAAGACAATACAGTCCAGATGTAACAGTGTCGCCTTAAGCGATGAACTTCTAAATTGTCAACACCGACTCGACCTGACAGCACAGGAGTTGAACAGTCGCTCCGATGAATTGTACAAATTAGAATCAAAACTGAAAGACCTGAATAATAGATATGAATTGACAAGTAAAGCATTACACGAGTACATATCTTTTATGAATAATGTTCTAGATCCATCGAGCGGGTACCCGGTGTGCATGGACTCGCCCGCGCCTGCTCGGCGGCGCCCCGCCGCGCCGCACTCGCCGGCGCTCCGTGCCGCGCTGGCGGCGCCGGGGTCGCCCGCGCTGCGTGCCTTGttcgcgccgcgcccgcgcccgcgcccgcgccctccCGCGCCGCGAGCCCGagcccgccgcccgccgccctGTCCCGCCGAGCCCCGCCGTCGCCGCGCCGGCTCCGTCGCCGCCGAGCCTCCTGCGGCTGGCTCTCGAGCGGCTGACCGTCGAGCCTGAGCCGCGGTCGCCGGCCCCGACACCGTCGAGCCTCCTGCGGCTGGCTCTGGAGCGGCTGACCGTCGAGCCTGAGCCTCGGCCGCCGGCCCCGTCGCCGGCGCGCGCGTCGAGCGCGGCGCCCGCCCCGGCGCCCGGCGCTCCGCGCGCGCGGAGCCGGGACCCTCCGCGGTCGACGGTCATCTATTCTGACGCAATCGGGGCCGGCCTCGGCGTGCTGCTGGGTGAATGTCTCCGGCAAAGTGTAACAAATGTGTGTTTGCGTGGTGCCTCCGTCGAATCGGTCGTGCGCCGCCTGGCGAGGGACAAGTTTGACAGTGGCACCACTCTGATTATACACCTCGGCGATAGTGTGGGTGTGAAGAGATCTCACGTGGGATCCCTCATACGCACGCTGTCCGACATTGAGCGACAtggaatttataaaattattttatgctcTTTTCCGTATTCCGACTCTGTTTCCCATGAGCACAACGTTAGAGTGTCGGAGTTAAATTCCATGTTGTACAATGCGACTTGTTACGAAAGCGCTTACCATTTTATTGATCTGAACATTATgtataaaagaaataattaccG includes these proteins:
- the LOC125235645 gene encoding G-protein coupled receptor moody-like, with the protein product MGDLSPSAYEDENLTQFKLDDYSDEALAKMELFKDYPEALLRFASVCCVLFMLVGIPGNLITIIALARCKKVRNATAVFIMNLSCSDLLFCCFNLPLAASTFWQRSWAHGRTLCRMFPLARYALVAVSLFTVLAITINRYVMISHPRLYPKLYRRQYLAVMVASTWAFAFGALIATWFEKWGRFGLDLRIGSCSILPDDNKRSPKEFLFVGAFMLPCLAIVICYARIFCIVREAAKKSRAPVRSRTRPGREDSAMGSASTAVERSPGPENGTNHAAPPRRTLLAPPVLHCPPTPGPERSSSSGVDTLDGHDEECALDGKRTPSGSETTKRLRQAAAALKRAPGPVRAPRLTPKDRKLLKMIMAIMLSFWVCYLPITLTKIFREFTSYPLANIAGYILIYLTTCINPIIYVVMSSEYRQAYKNLLMCRRRA